In the bacterium genome, one interval contains:
- a CDS encoding GxxExxY protein, which translates to MEFDELSNRVIGCAMEVHRNLGPGRLESAYEQCL; encoded by the coding sequence TTGGAATTTGACGAATTATCAAATAGAGTCATAGGCTGTGCAATGGAGGTTCATCGGAATTTAGGGCCTGGCCGATTAGAATCCGCTTATGAGCAATGTCT